From one Asterias amurensis chromosome 10, ASM3211899v1 genomic stretch:
- the LOC139943138 gene encoding V-type proton ATPase subunit C 1-A-like, whose protein sequence is MSNLTEFWLISAPGDKTCQQTWDKLNMTTSKPAPMSMNHKFTIPDLKVGTLDVLVGLSDELGKLDAYVESVAHKLAHYLGDVLEDQKDLLAENLTASGVELTTYITRFQWDLAKYPIKQPLKNIAEIISKQVSQMDSDLKTKASAYNNLKGNLQSLERKATGSLLTRNLGDLVKKDDFITESEYLTTLLVVVPKQSVHDWESKYEKLADMVVPKSTRKIYEDGEHGLFTVTLFQKVVDEYKLHARENRFTVRDFTYNEQALAAGKDQLNKLAADKKRQYGPLVRWLKINFSEAFMAWIHVKALRVFVESVLRYGLPVNFQPMLLQPYKKSQRKLRESLAVLYDHLDSNAGTATDSGYDIPGLMIGQQEYYAYVYYPININFWERL, encoded by the exons aTGAGTAACTTGACAGAGTTTTGGTTGATCTCTGCTCCTGGGGATAAAACCTGTCAGCAAACATGGGACAAACTCAACATGACGACATCCAAGCCCGCTCCGATGTCAATGAATCATAAATTCACCATTCCAGACCTCAAGGTCGGAACATTGGACGTTTTGGTTGGCTTGTCGGATGAGTTGGGGAAATTAGACGCGTATGTTGAGAG TGTTGCTCATAAATTGGCGCATTACCTTGGAGACGTTCTTGAGGATCAGAAAGATCTTCTTGCAGAGAATCTTACAGCAAGTGGAG TGGAACTGACGACCTACATCACAAGATTCCAGTGGGACCTAGCGAAGTACCCGATCAAACAACCCCTCAAGAACATTGCTGAAATCATCTCCAAACAAGTCTCTCAGATGGACTCCGACTTAAAGACAAAAGCATCTGCGTATAATAACCTGAAAGGCAACCTGCAGAGCTTGGAGAGGAAGGCAAC GGGAAGTTTACTGACTCGTAACCTTGGCGATCTTGTTAAGAAAGACGACTTTATCACAGAGTCAGAGTACCTCACCACGCTGCTTGTAGTGGTTCCAAA GCAATCAGTTCACGACTGGGAATCCAAATATGAGAAGTTGGCTGATATGGTTGTTCCAAAATCAACAAG AAAAATCTATGAAGATGGAGAGCATGGACTCTTCACTGTCACACTCTTCCAGAAAGTGGTGGATGAATACAAATTACATGCCAGAGAAAATAG GTTTACAGTAAGAGATTTCACCTACAATGAGCAAGCACTGGCTGCTGGAAAAGACCAACTCAACAAACTAGCAGCAGATAAGAAAAGGCAATAT GGTCCACTGGTTAGGTGGTTGAAGATCAACTTTAGTGAAGCTTTTATGGCGTGGATCCACGTTAAAGCTCTCAGGGTGTTTGTGGAATCAGTGCTAAG ATATGGTTTGCCAGTCAACTTCCAACCCATGCTTCTTCAACCCTACAAGAAATCCCAGAGGAAACTTAGAGAGTCATTAGCAGTACTTTATGACCACTTAGACAGCAATGCTGGCACGGCTACGGAT TCTGGATATGACATTCCGGGCCTTATGATTGGACAGCAGGAGTACTACGCTTACGTCTACTATCCAATCAACATCAACTTCTGGGAACGGTTATAA